A DNA window from Trypanosoma brucei brucei TREU927 chromosome 11 chr11_scaffold01 genomic scaffold, whole genome shotgun sequence contains the following coding sequences:
- a CDS encoding eukaryotic translation initiation factor 4E, putative (similar to Eukaryotic translation initiation factor 4E (eIF4E) (eIF-4E) (mRNAcap-binding protein) (eIF- 4F 25 kDa subunit). (Swiss-Prot:Q9P974) (Candida glabrata;)) — MNPEAEEFVPKGNRTPGSGGRRGNGGGSRQIPVRGERQQPPPPPPPPQQQQQQVAPSSQTTLRASAEPFQPKGSQGFGLVGQVLPYVAGPPGGVPQAWESVEPVPPLSVWKSDSVQQAGAKPLSLSATPYTPTNPKISSKFPATPEAQRGPSTEFKDTTPASLQPQEKEVVEVGEKAVAIASPPEEDAVAANGGSVDASGAPSTQNFTVGEIVENDFSGSMLPSLFQVEVLDKPAPAEPVRFNTVWALYADEHPTPFGAPLAYHPVLVHLVGDVECFWRLWRHLPPPSTLLPAFTYHWFRRDIRPNWEHTRNKNGGTITFVIFDRDKPGLNNKQTMDDAFMAMLMACSGESLAESTTNLNGVMLKVRQNKPTTLQIWTASSDELKLRSLARSLRTLLEKVIGPKPLQKLEYFSHQRTQVGAPGSLAGRMKGKPSRITPDFTL; from the coding sequence ATGAATCCAGAAGCGGAGGAATTTGTACCGAAGGGGAACCGCACACCAGGATCCGGTGGTCGGCGTGGAAACGGTGGTGGCTCCCGGCAGATTCCGGTCCGCGGGGAACGTCaacaaccaccaccaccaccaccaccaccacagcagcaacagcagcaggtgGCGCCGTCGTCACAGACAACACTTCGCGCGAGTGCAGAGCCATTCCAGCCTAAGGGCTCCCAAGGATTTGGGCTCGTTGGGCAAGTACTTCCATATGTTGCCGGCCCACCAGGCGGTGTCCCACAAGCGTGGGAGTCTGTGGAGCCAGTGCCTCCGCTTTCTGTGTGGAAGAGTGATTCAGTGCAGCAAGCGGGCGCAAAACCGCTGTCACTTAGCGCCACACCCTATACGCCTACTAACCCAAAGATTTCGTCCAAGTTCCCAGCCACTCCTGAGGCTCAGCGGGGCCCTTCAACAGAGTTTAAGGACACGACACCAGCGTCACTTCAGCCTcaggaaaaggaagtggTAGAGGTAGGTGAAAAGGCTGTGGCTATAGCCTCGCCCCCGGAGGAAGATGCTGTTGCCGCCAATGGTGGCTCTGTTGATGCCAGCGGCGCACCATCAACGCAGAACTTCACCGTAGGTGAGATAGTGGAGAACGACTTTAGCGGATCGATGCTTCCCAGTTTGTTTCAGGTAGAGGTGCTAGACAAGCCGGCCCCTGCCGAGCCTGTTCGGTTTAATACAGTGTGGGCCCTCTATGCCGACGAGCATCCAACACCGTTTGGAGCTCCGTTAGCGTATCACCCGGTTCTCGTCCACCTTGTTGGGGATGTTGAGTGCTTCTGGCGCCTGTGGAGGCACCTGCCCCCTCCATCCACGTTGCTGCCCGCCTTCACATATCACTGGTTCCGTCGGGACATTAGGCCGAACTGGGAGCACACCCGTAATAAGAATGGTGGAACAATCACCTTCGTAATATTTGACAGAGACAAGCCGGGTTTGAATAACAAGCAGACAATGGATGATGCTTTCATGGCGATGCTCATGGCATGCAGTGGGGAATCTTTGGCGGAGAGTACAACGAACCTCAACGGCGTGATGCTCAAGGTGCGACAGAACAAACCCACAACGCTGCAGATTTGGACAGCCAGCTCAGATGAGTTGAAGCTCAGGTCCTTAGCCCGTAGTCTGAGGACTTTATTAGAAAAGGTTATTGGGCCCAAGCCACTGCAAAAGCTAGAATATTTCTCGCATCAAAGGACGCAGGTTGGTGCCCCCGGTAGTCTGGCCGGAAGGATGAAAGGAAAACCGTCGAGGATAACACCCGACTTCACGCTTTAG
- a CDS encoding membrane-bound acid phosphatase, putative, with translation MMRPLSLVWWAIFVLLAATGANCSYVLELVQVVHRGGITPPPVGTPDREKLCSPDSGSSCAAIANHGVQQLIDMGAYIEKLYKNDDETEGAKAWLGSTYDSAAVYTHSFADPALVQAATALLKGIYAEEQGNITPAVISAPPADDTLLNVNALPSFVLGNEAKAQHFNKTMEEAVDEQFPDSSVIGTMGREVGLSEACSSADNRVWCCHRLQQLATMYSAMKDGGSGAPTVMENVGRLDAVATVRSHTLYGYSTEDELAKARGSLGQPLAQELLLGMRRKMLQKDDVNYNTHKVMQYVHNTPIRTTVGYQPTDLVPVAETFLIDLLRDDTTEVYFVRLRHAVVKTEPAAMPSAADFPFRCVNAAGDSSGVKSKDGFICPFDDFVRFVDSSKGTGAGGAICHLDTSTADNLQCSVVGPPTSPQCERYRRLCPRLACPDGHIYDVVSGMCTSLYADEAILTGGVVASLCIALLFSGVMLGIIMVEMYPVMFKQKMAV, from the coding sequence ATGATGCGTCCACTCTCACTTGTGTGGTGGGCTATCTTCGTACTCCTCGCTGCTACAGGCGCAAATTGCTCGTACGTGCTGGAGCTTGTCCAGGTGGTTCATCGTGGTGGAATCACCCCGCCGCCCGTCGGAACACCCGATCGCGAAAAACTATGCAGCCCCGACAGCGGGAGCAGTTGTGCCGCCATCGCAAATCATGGCGTGCAACAGCTTATCGACATGGGTGCCTACATTGAGAAACTTTacaaaaatgatgatgaaacAGAAGGGGCCAAAGCATGGTTGGGCTCCACATATGATTCGGCCGCTGTGTACACTCATTCCTTTGCTGATCCCGCACTGGTGCAGGCTGCAACAGCTTTACTGAAGGGTATATACGCCGAGGAGCAGGGTAATATCACACCTGCAGTGATTTCAGCACCTCCCGCGGATGATACGCTACTCAATGTTAATGCTCTCCCTTCGTTTGTCCTCGGGAACGAGGCAAAAGCGCAGCATTTCAATAAGACAATGGAAGAAGCTGTAGACGAGCAGTTCCCCGACAGCAGTGTTATTGGTACGATGGGGAGGGAGGTTGGGTTAAGCGAAGCGTGTTCGTCAGCCGACAACCGTGTTTGGTGCTGCCACCGTCTGCAGCAACTCGCAACGATGTACTCTGCAATGAAGGATGGTGGTAGTGGTGCGCCAACGGTGATGGAAAATGTGGGACGACTGGATGCTGTTGCAACTGTTCGCTCCCATACGCTTTACGGTTACTCTACTGAGGATGAACTGGCGAAAGCCCGTGGGAGCCTTGGACAACCATTGGCACAGGAACTTCTTTTGGGAATGCGTCGCAAGATGTTGCAAAAGGATGATGTCAATTACAACACTCACAAAGTAATGCAGTATGTTCACAACACTCCAATCCGTACTACTGTTGGGTACCAACCAACGGACCTAGTGCCAGTTGCTGAAACCTTTCTTATTGACCTTCTCCGTGACGACACTACGGAAGTGTACTTTGTACGCCTACGCCACGCTGTTGTGAAAACGGAGCCCGCTGCCATGCCGTCAGCCGCTGACTTCCCGTTTCGATGTGTCAATGCTGCGGGGGATTCGAGTGGGGTAAAGTCAAAGGATGGCTTCATTTGCCCCTTCGATGACTTTGTGCGCTTCGTGGACAGCAGCAAGGGTACAGGTGCTGGCGGTGCCATTTGTCATTTAGACACCAGTACGGCAGATAATTTACAGTGTAGTGTAGTGGGTCCGCCCACATCACCACAGTGTGAGCGTTACCGGAGGCTGTGTCCACGCCTGGCATGCCCGGATGGCCACATTTACGACGTGGTGAGTGGTATGTGCACATCTCTTTATGCGGATGAAGCGATTCTCACAGGTGGCGTTGTTGCGTCCCTCTGTATCGCTCTCTTATTCTCGGGGGTGATGCTCGGCATTATCATGGTTGAAATGTACCCGGTGATGTTTAAACAAAAGATGGCTGTCTAA
- a CDS encoding uncharacterized protein (similar to Mrp protein. (Swiss-Prot:P21590) (Escherichia coli;Escherichia coli O6;)): MKFSRVAIPGVKHVITLCSAKGGVGKSTCSVNVALALKNIGFNVGVVDADITGPSIPTMMGVDSSQVETYRVAGSDRFAPPTNFGVKVMSMGLIVPHDEAIAVRGPMVNKYIRALLFQTDWDELDYLVIDMPPGTNDVHLTITQEVVLRGAVIISTPQKIALVDVRRGIDMFAAVNTPIIGIVENMSYFKCTQCETKHYLFGTGGVKATAEELGVPYLGEVPFQQRIMSDTDEGYPPALRGDRSLDAALPFYELAERIDTAVNALVAGNDGRKQTVETPTITFQ; this comes from the coding sequence ATGAAGTTTTCACGCGTTGCCATACCAGGGGTGAAGCATGTTATAACACTGTGTAGTGCGAAGGGGGGAGTGGGAAAGTCCACTTGTTCCGTTAATGTTGCACTTGCTTTGAAAAATATCGGGTTTAATGTTGGTGTAGTGGATGCAGACATCACGGGACCGTCCATTCCTACGATGATGGGCGTGGACTCGTCCCAAGTGGAAACTTACCGCGTGGCGGGGAGTGACCGATTTGCACCACCTACCAATTTTGGGGTGAAGGTTATGAGCATGGGTCTTATCGTTCCTCATGATGAAGCTATAGCTGTGCGAGGACCAATGGTGAATAAGTATATCCGGGCCTTACTGTTTCAAACAGACTGGGATGAGTTGGACTACCTGGTGATTGATATGCCCCCGGGAACGAACGATGTCCACCTCACAATTACACAAGAGGTGGTTTTGAGGGGTGCCGTTATCATTTCTACACCACAGAAGATTGCCCTAGTAGACGTCAGGCGTGGCATAGATATGTTTGCAGCAGTAAACACGCCTATAATTGGGATTGTGGAAAACATGAGTTACTTTAAGTGTACCCAATGCGAGACAAAGCATTATCTTTTCGGTACTGGTGGAGTCAAGGCGACGGCGGAGGAGCTTGGGGTTCCATACCTCGGTGAGGTGCCTTTCCAACAACGCATTATGTCAGACACAGACGAAGGATACCCGCCGGCACTAAGGGGGGACCGCTCTCTAGATGCTGCCCTCCCATTTTATGAGCTTGCCGAGCGTATTGACACTGCAGTAAATGCTCTGGTAGCTGGTAACGACGGGCGCAAGCAAACGGTAGAAACACCTACCATAACGTTTCAGTAA